In Miscanthus floridulus cultivar M001 chromosome 5, ASM1932011v1, whole genome shotgun sequence, one genomic interval encodes:
- the LOC136453560 gene encoding protein SRC2-like, whose product MASPSPSSPLHPHQHPPPPNPHHQFQSPPPSMPPPPSAALPKALDLEVTVVSGKHLKNVNWRRGDLRAYVVVYLEPSRRAATRPDDGGGCKPTWNERLVLPLPPHLSPHDPSVLLSLDVFHSKPSDSPKPLVGSARSPLRDLLFPANPNPSHDSSASALVSLPLLRPSGRPQGKLRIRVAIRERSPPPPEPQYLPPSSSPYYFPPPPPAYSAPPQYGSDQYYRPSGYYSAPAPPSSQYEYTGGPSAPVDYNRQYEQRGRTGGGGSSSGNGRYGVGTGLAVGAVAGALGGLAIDEAEKYKEEKAAERVEEKVVLAGRDDYSEYRGDY is encoded by the coding sequence atggcTTCCCCGTCCCCCTCGTCGCCCCTCCACCCGCACCAGCACCCGCCTCCTCCGAATCCTCACCACCAATTCCAATCCCCACCGCCGTCGATGCCACCGCCGCCGTCAGCGGCGCTGCCTAAGGCGCTCGACCTGGAGGTTACCGTCGTCTCCGGGAAGCACCTGAAGAATGTCAACTGGCGCCGTGGCGACCTCCGTGCCTACGTCGTGGTATACCTCGAACCGTCCCGCCGCGCCGCCACCCGCCccgacgacggcggcgggtgCAAACCAACCTGGAACGAGCGCCTCGTCCTCCCGCTTCCGCCCCACCTCTCCCCGCACGACCCCTCCGTCCTCCTGTCCCTCGACGTTTTCCACTCTAAGCCCTCCGATTCGCCCAAGCCGCTCGTCGGATCCGCCCGCTCTCCTCTCCGCGACCTCCTCTTCcccgcaaaccctaaccctagccacgATTCCTCAGCCTCCGCTCTCGTCAGCCTGCCACTCCTCCGCCCTTCCGGCCGCCCACAGGGAAAGCTCCGCATCCGCGTCGCCATCCGCGAGCGCTCGCCGCCGCCTCCTGAGCCGCAATACCTTCCGCCTTCCAGCTCCCCATACTACTTTCCACCGCCTCCTCCTGCCTACTCGGCCCCGCCGCAGTACGGATCCGACCAGTACTATCGCCCCAGTGGGTACTACTCTGCGCCTGCACCTCCATCATCTCAGTATGAGTACACCGGAGGGCCCTCTGCACCGGTGGACTACAACAGGCAATATGAGCAGAGAGGGAGGACTGGGGGCGGTGGTAGTAGCAGTGGGAATGGAAGGTATGGAGTAGGCACTGGGCTTGCGGTGGGTGCTGTGGCTGGAGCCCTCGGGGGTCTAGCAATTGATGAAGCTGAGAAGTACAAGGAGGAGAAGGCTGCAGAGCGGGTGGAAGAGAAGGTTGTACTTGCTGGGAGGGATGATTACAGCGAGTATCGCGGCGACTATTGA